A single Glycine soja cultivar W05 chromosome 14, ASM419377v2, whole genome shotgun sequence DNA region contains:
- the LOC114383949 gene encoding uncharacterized protein LOC114383949, translating to MGHIRCSYCMAVARNLRIDDINGWRLKTKVLPREEPSSAHRKGASGNSRGRSVEGRALGAGKGRGISEDTHEADVPLCRRPTASARRQQVRLREDVTERPEDVPQLHEDVPHVSDATPEMTGAADAVQTEGVATDGSLGSPAADEGFPGGPRDPSILTDFAEHEQPDLKLVSHGRKVDKIGRPAPEIEGLVAGTGLSPLIRCSVITTDPGLISAFIERWHRETSTFHLPVGELTITLDDVASLLHLPITGVLHTFEPLVTSDTICLLTELLEVSHEEATFETRQAGGPHVRLGWLRDLYQS from the exons ATGGGCCACATTAGGTGCAGTTACTGTATggctgttgctag gaaccttaggatagatgaCATTAATGGCTGGAGGTTGAAGACGAAGGTTCTTCCGcgagaagaaccttcttccgcgcATAGGAAAGGGGCTTCTGGGAATTCCCGCGGAAGAAGTGTGGAAG gtcgtgcgtTAGGAGCTGGTAAAGGTAGAGGCATTAGTGAGGATACGCATGAGGCTGATGTTCCTCTGTGTCGCAGACCTACTGCTTCAGCACGTAGGCAACAGGTTCGTCTGCGTGAGGACGTGACAGAGAGACCTGAGGATGTGCCTCAGTTGCATGAGGATGTTCCTCATGTGTCTGATGCCACCCCAGAGATGACAGGCGCCGCTGATGCTGTTCAAACCGAAGGAGTGGCTACTGATGGGAGCTTGGGGTCACCTGCTGCAGATGAAGGTTTCCCCGGTGGACCACGCGACCCATCGATTTTGACCGATTTTGCTGAGCAT GAACAACCCGATCTGAAGTTGGTCTCCCACGGTAGAAAAGTAGATAAAATTGGGAGACCAGCGCCTGAGATCGAAGGGTTGGTTGCTGGCACCggattaagtccactgatcAGGTGTTCTGTTATCACCACTGATCCTGGACTCATATCCGCCTTCATCGAGAGGTGGCATCGCGAGACTAGCACGTTCCACCTGCCAGTAGGCGAGTTGACGATCACGTTGGATGACGTGGCGTCACTCCTACACCTTCCCATCACTGGCGTGTTGCATACGTTCGAGCCGCTTGTTACTTCAGACACCATTTGTCTATTGACGGAGCTTCTTGAGGTCAGTCATGAGGAGGCTACATTTGAGACCCGGCAGGCTGGTGGGCCTCATGTCCGGTTGGGGTGGCTTCGAGACTTGTATCAGAGCTAG